The sequence TATGACGAGCCGTCGTCGACGATCGGTCATCGGGGCTTTATAGCAACAAAACGAATCAAAAACGAGCGCGGGGCGCCGGAAAACAGCATCAGCGACCTTTCTGCATCTCGCGCAGCACGGACTCGAGCCTCTTCAGCTCTTCGCCGTAGGCGGTCCATTGGCCCTGGCGCAGATATTCCTGGGAGCGGGTGAAGTGCTCGAGGGCGCGCCGCGCGAGGTCCTTGTCCGCCGCCGCCGCGCCTTCCACCGACGGTGCGCGCTCGGCCGGCTCCCGGGCGCCTTTGCCGCCGAAGATTCTCCGAAGCGATTGCTCGAGCGTCTCTTCCATCGCGATCTGGTTGCCGAAGGCGACGATCACGCGCTTGAGCTCCGGCAGGGAACCCTTTTCCGCGGCGAGGTAGAGCGGCTGCACGTAGAGCAGCGATTTCTCGATCGGGATGGCGAGCAGGCTGCCGCGAATCACCTGCGAACCCCGCTGTCCCCAAAGGCTCAGCTGCTGCGAGATGAAGGCGTCTTGATCGATGCGGGCGTCTATCTGCTTGGGACCGTAAACGAGCTTGGCCTTCGGAAAGTCGAGGGCGATGAGCTTGCCGTAATGGGGCGGGTCGCTTCGCGCCGCGAGCCAGGCCCGCATATTGTCGCGCTTGTTCGGCGTAAAGGGCAGGAGCAACACGAACTCCTCCCTGCTCTCGCCGGGGAGGCGCATTATGGTGTAGTAGGGTTCCATCTCGCGCTCGCCATTCGCGGCGCTGCGGCGGGGAATGCTGAGCAGGTCCTCCTTGTTGTAGAAAACCTGAGGATCCTGCATGTGGTAGGTGGCGTACAGACGGGCCTGGATGGCGAAGAGGTCCTGCGGGTAGCGGATGTGGGCTCGCAGGTCTTCGGGCATGGCGTTGAGGGGCCGAAACAGACCCGGAAAGATCCGCCCGTACGCCCGGACGACGGGATCGGCGGGGTCGCTGAGATAAAAGGCGACGCTTCCGTTGTAGGCGTCGATCACCACCTTGACGGAGTTGCGTATGTAGTTGAGCCCCCGGCGCTGCACCGGCTCGGAGTACGGGTAGCGGTCGGAATGGGTGTAGCCGTCGATGATCCAGAACAGCCGCCCGCCCTGAGCGATGACCAGATAGGCGTCGCGGTCGAAGAGAATGAAAGGCGCTATCTTTTTCACCCGCTCGTGGATCTGGCGGTGATAGAGGATGCGGCTTTCCGCGGTGATGTCTTCCGAGAGGGCGATTCTCAGAGTCGCGTAGCGCGCGGAGAACAGCAGCTTGCGCCACCACGAGCGGATCGGGACGCCGCCGCTTCCCTCGTAGTTGGTGTAGATGTTCTGGTCGCCGGCGGGATAGTCAAGCTCGCGCGCTCCGGTTTTCACGAAGACATAGTCGTTGGCGAGCTCGCCGTAGTAGATTTCCGGCCTGGTCACCTTCAACGAGACGGTCGAGACCGGGGGGATGTCCTTGATGAAAAACTCGGGCAGCCCCTCCGGCGTCACCTGGTTGACCGGACCGAAGACCACTCCGTAGCCGTGCGTGTAGGTGAGATGCTCGTTGATCCAGATCCGGCTCGGGAGGTGTTGATGCGACAGCTCCCGGGCCGAGAGCATGATCTGGCGGTACGTGCCATCGATCAGATAGCGGTCGTTGTCGACGTCGACGAACTTGTAGTAGGTGCGGATCTCCTGAAGCTGGGCGTAAGTGGCCAGCAGCGGGCCGTGCTCCCAGAGACGGATGTTCTTGATCGTCGCCTCGTTGCGCTTGAGGTCGGCCGCGGTCAGGGATTCCTCGGCCGGAAAGTCCTGGTTCTCGATCTTGTCGAGGCCGTAGGCGATGCGGGTGAACTTGATGGTGCGCTCGATGAACGGCCTTTCCGATTCCACCTCGTTCGGGACCACGCGAAAGCGCTGGATCAAGGAGGGGTACAGATTGAGGCCCGCGGCGTGGACGACGACCAGCGCGCCTGCGGCGATCAGCTCGCCGCGAAAGCCGCTTCCCCGGATCCGGGCGAGCATGAAAATGCCGGCCAGAAACGCCATCGAGGCCAGAATCCGCAGGGCCGGGAGCACGGCGTAAACGTCGGTGTAGCTGGCGCCGAAGGCGGTGCCGCGCGTGGAATAAAGGAGATCGTAGCAGTCGAGAAGGTAGCCTCCGCCTCTGACCAGGAGCAAGAGCCCGATCAGGAGCCAGAGGTGCGCCCTGGCTCGGGGGGAAATCCGCAATCCGCGCGCGCCGTAACCGATGCCGCGGTAAAAAACATAGAGCGCCGTGGCCGCGGCCAGCGCCAGCCCGAGCGCCGCCATGAGGAAAACGTAGAGCCGGCGGAGCGCGGGCAACCTGAACACGAAAAAGCCGATGTCGAGGCCGAACTGGGGATCGGCGAGATCAAACACCACGGGATTCAAGAACAACGCGAAGCTCTCCCAGCCGCTCGCCGCTTGGGGGGCGATGAGGAGGACGAGCAGCAACGCCGCGGGCATGAGCGCGCGATGCAGGGAACGGTCCAGCAACTCCGGCGGTGGCAGCTCGATGAGGTCGTCCTGGAAAAAGATGCGCGCCCGATCCAGCCGCGCCGCGGTTTTCACGCTCGTGTAGATCAGCAGCGCAAAGGCACCGCCAGCGACGAGACCGAGCCCAAGCTTGTAGCCCAGGATCGTGGTAAAAACCCGGCTGTAGCCGACCTCCTCGAACCACAGCCAGTCGGTGTAAAGCGAAATCGCTTCACGCCCGAAAATCAGCAGCAGAAGGAGGATGAAGACGAGTAAACCGGCCGGACCCATCGAGACACCAGCCGGCGCCCCGGGAAGAGGCTGCCAGCCGCCGGGACTTTATAGGAGCGGACCCGGGAACGCAACCGTTCGGCGGCCCATAGGGCGCCGTGACGCCAAAAAAAAGCGGCGGCCCGAAGGCCGCCGCTTTTCTCGCGAGGAAATCCCTCGTTACTGTTGAGCTCCCACTTTCGGGCGCCAGCGATCGAATCGTCGCTCGATCCGGTCGAGGACGTCGGTTGCCAGCATGCCGGTGATCGCGAAGATCAAAACCCCGACGAAGACCTTGTCGGTCTGGAAGGTTGCGCCGGCGACGGTGATCATGAAGCCGATCCCGGCCGTCGCTGCGTAAAGCTCGCCCACCATGACGCCGATCAGCGCCCGCCCGACCGCCAGGCGCAGCCCGGTCAGGATGAAGGGAACCGTGGAGGGAAGAACCACGCTCCTGAAGATCTGCCACTCGGAGGCGCCGAAGCTCCGGGCCGCGTTCAAAAGGTTGTGCGGTGTGGTCTTGACGCCGTCACGGGTGTTGATCAGGAGCGGGAAGACCGCGCCCAGAAAAATGATGCCGATTTTCGAGAGGATGCCGATCCCGAGCCAGATGATCACCAGCGGCAGGAGCGCAACGCGAGGCGTCGCGTTCATGGCGTTGACGAAGGGGTCGAAGAGATAGGCGAGCTTCTTGTACCAGCCGATGGCGATGCCGAAGGGGATCGCAAAAATGACCGAAAGCAGGTAGCCCCAGAAAAACTCGATGCCGCTCACCCGCAGATCGTTCCAGATCTCCCCCGAGCTGAACAGCTGCACGGCCGCCTTCCAGATGAGCGAAGGCGCGCTCATGAACATCGGGTTGATGAGCTGCAAAATGTTCCCGCACAGCTCCCAGATTAACAGGAAAAGGATAACCGAGGAGCTGCCGAGGAGCAGCTTTTCGTTGTTGAGGTAAAACTTGTATGCGGCTGAAGCTTCCGCGACTCTTACGTCCAGCAGGACTTCTTCCTGGGCCGTCTGATCAGCCATAACTCGGTATCCTCCTTACATCCTTATAACCAGGCCCGGCTCCGGGCCGCCGCGTTGGGCAAGCAGTACCAGAGCAGGGGGGGGTTGTCAACAGGCCTTCGGGGGCGCCGGCGTGCGGGCAACAAAGGCGCTTCCAGCCGCAGGGAAAAGGCGCCTTTTAGCAGCGAGCTTGACAATCATTAATGTATTAAATAATTTGGCTTAAACTTTCCTGCAGGAGCGCTCATGAAACTCCTTTTCATCACCCCGCCCATGGGGAACTGGGCACCGTGGGGCGACCGCCATCTGGCGGTCAACTCGCTGCACGCCCAACTGGCGGCGTTCGTGCGCGAAAAAGGGACCGCGGAGGTGGAGGCGCTCGACTGTCGGGCGCTCGGATTGGGGGAGAGCGAGATGCTGGAGGAGGTGCGACGGCGCGGCCCCGACGTGGTGTTCTTCGGCAGCATGATTCCCGCGGCGGGTGGCGCGGCGCAGCTCAACCGGTTCCACGCCGCGATGAAAGCCATCAAGGAAATTCGCCCCGGGACGGTGACCGTCGGCGGCGGGCTGATGTACACGGCGATTCCGCAGCAGATCATGAGGGACAATCCGCAGCTCGACTTCGCGCTGACCGGGGTGTTCGGCGACAACGAGCACGCGCTCGAGGAGCTCCTGCAGGAGCTCGGCGGGCCTTCGCCGCGCTTGGCGGAGATCCGCGGCCTTGCCTTTCGCCGCGGCGACGAGATCGTCCTCAACCCGCAGCGGCCGCTCATTCAAAATCTCGACGAGCTGCCGATGCCCGCCTACGATCTCTTCCCGATGGACCGCTACTGCGGCTACTCGGTGATCCCGAATTACAACGAGGCGGTGACGTCCCGAGGCTGCGAGGGGGCCTGCCACTTTTGCTACGAGTGGTGGCTGGTCGATCCGCGCAACCCGCGCGACTTCAGCTCGCACCGGACCCGGGGCGGCAGGAAAGTGGCCGATGAAATGGAGCTCTTGAACCGGACCTACGGGGTCAAGGCGCTCACCTTCATGGACGACGACTTCAATTCGGACCGGCAGAAGATGGTTGATCTGGTGAACGAGCTGGAGAAGCGGCGGCTCGACATCAGCTGGTTCTGCCTGAGCCGGGCGCAAAACCTCATCCGCGACGCGGACCTGATCCCCCGGTTGCGCAGGGTGGGGCTGTATCAGGTGTTGATCGGGATCGACGGGGGGACCGACGAGGAGATCGCCGAGGCGCGCAAGGGCCCGATGAAGGTCGGGGTCAAGGAGCTGAAGGACCTGATCCGCTTCCTCCGCAAGAACGACATCTCGACGATCGCGACCTATCTGAACGGCTTCTGGGAGGACGACGAGGCGAAAATCCGCCAGCGCGCCCGGGCCGTGGACGAGATCGATCCGGACATCGTCATGATCCAGCTGCTCAACCCCATTCCGGGCTCGCCGATCTACAAGAAAGCCGTCAAGGAAAACCTCATCGAGGTCGACAACCTGAGCCTCTACGATCTCGAGCACTGCGTCATGCCGACCAAGTACCTGACGCGGCAGCAGCTCGCGGAATTGACCGGCTGGGCCTTCCAGTCGTTTTATGCCAAGCCGGGAAGGGTGGAGCGGATCCTGAACGGTTACACCTCGCCGTACGTCAAGATGAAGTTCCTCTCTTTCAAGGGCAACGCGGCCAAGTACGGCAAAGGCGCCGCGGAGGACGCCGTCGCCATCTAGCATTCGAACTGCCCCCATGGCGGAGCAAGCCGAGAAGCGGCCCCTTGAAGGCCGGGTCGCGCTCGTGACCGGCGCGAGCCGGGGAATCGGAGCCGCGGCGGCGGTCCGGCTGGCGCGCGCGGGCGCACGGGTCGTCATCAACTACCTGCGCAACCGCGCAGCCGCCACGGAAGTCCTGCGGCGCGTCGAGGAGGTCGGGGGGCAAGGCCTGATCGCACAGGCCGACGTTACGCGGGCGGAAGAGGTCGCCGCGATGGTGGAGGAGGCGCGGCGCCATTTCCCGCCGCCCGACGTTCTGGTGAACAACGCGTATTTTCCTTTCGACGTGGGACCCCTCCACGAGCTTCCGTGGGAGAGCCTGCAGCGCGCGGTCGACCACGAGATCTCGGCTTTCTACCACTGCGTGAGAAGCGTGGTGCCGGGCATGGCGGAAAAACGTTTCGGGCGCATCATCGTGGTCAGCACGCGGCTGGCGCGCCAGCCCCTGGCGCGCATGGGCGCCTACGCGGCGGCGAAGTCGGCGCTGGAGTCGATGGCCGATACGATGGCGATCGAGCTCGGGCCGCTCGGAATCACCGTCAACGTGGTAACCCCGGCGTTCACCCTGACGGACGCGTCGATGATCATGCCGGAGGAGTTTCGCGAGCGGGTGCGCCAGACGCGACCGCTCCGAAAGCACCTCTACCCCGACGACGTGGCCGGAGCGATCGCATTCCTCGCGGGTGACGAAGCGGCCATGCTGACCGGCAGCCACGTTCTGGTGACGGGGGGAAGTCACCTCCAGCTGTAGGAGGCCGGACCGAGCCGCGCAGGCGCGCGGCGCTCCCGCCGCGCCGGATCGATTCATGCTCAGTCTCGAAGAGATCGTCGCCAGATTAAGGGAAATCGCCGGTCCGCGCCGGGTCTCGACCGATCCGATCGACAAGATCAACTACCAGCACACGCTCGCCTACGGGGCCTACCGCGCGCTGCCGGACGTGATCGTGCGCATCGAGTCCGAGCCCGACGGCTGCCGCACGATCGCGGAGATCCTGAGGTTTGCCGACAGCGAGAAGATCCCGATCGTCCCTCGCGGCGGGGTCGGGATGGGGATCAGCTCGCCGCTCAAGGGCGGGATCCTGCTCGACATGCTCGGCATGGACAGGATTCTCGAGGTCGACGCCGAGCGCCAGCACGTCGTCGCCGAGGGCGGCGCCAGCGTCTACGCCATCCATCACGCCCTGCGGCGCCACGGGCTCATGCTCCCCAATTTCGGCACCTACGGTCCGGCCGTGGTGATCGGTGCCATGGTCAACAAGGGCGGCATCGGCTACGGCATGACCCGCTACGGCTGGATCGCCGACCTGGTCATCGGGCTGGAGGTCGTGCTCGCCAACGGGGAGACGCTGCGGCTCGGCGCGCTGGCGAACCAGGGCACTATCTTCGGTCCGTTTCAAAAATGGATCCACCTGCCCGACCTCCTGGGGCTGTTCACGCTGGCGGCGGGCTCCATGGGGATCATCACGAAAGTCTGCCTGCGCGCGATCGAGGGGCGCCGCGAATGGCTGCACGACTACTGCTACAGCTTTCGCCGCGAGGAGCTCCGGAGCGCGCAGCAGGCGATGGCGGAGCTGGTGAAAGGGGAGGTCGTCTACGACATCCATTTCACCGACCGCTGGCAGTACCACTGGCCGATGGAAGAAGGGCTGCTCGACCGCAGCAGGATCCCGGAGGACGCCTGGTTCTTTCTCAAGACCGTGATCCTGGCGCGCGACGAGGAGGAGAAGGCTTTCAAGCAAAAGCGTATGAGGAGGATCTACGAGAGCGCGGGCGCCCGCGAGGTCGTCGAGGTCGCGGAAAAGGCGATGGGGGCCAGAGCGCAGGAGCACGGCCTTCACGGGTGGCCCGATTACCACATCATGGGCCCGGACGGCTGGTGCTCGGCGGTGGTGCGGCACGCCGGGATGTTCGCGGTCACCTCGAAGATGTATCCGCTCGGCTTCCTGAGCGAGATGTACGATCTCGACGAGGCGGCCAAGCGGGAATGCGGCCTGTGGGACGCCGAGCACGCGCCCCAGCACGACAGCTACGTCACGCGCGACCTCGCCATCAAGGAGGAGTACTTCGTCTTTTACAATCCGTACGACGAGGAGGACGTCGCCAGGCTCAGGCGCTGGATGGGAAAGGTCCAGGAGTTCAGCAATGCCCGCGGCGTGGTGTGGACGGCACCGACGCTCGGCACCAAGGGGCCGCTTCCGTACCAGCGGCTGGCGAACCTTTACGATCTGGTCAAGGAGATCAAGCGCCTGGTCGACCCGAACAACATCCTGAACCCGGGAGCGATCTACTGAAGCGGGTATCGCGCGGCCGCGTGCTGACGAGCTGCCGAAATATGGTATGACGCAAGGAGCGGAGCGATGACGATTTCCAGACCGAAGGACTACTCCGGCAAGAAGCTCTCCCCGGCGGAAGCCGAGGCCGTGGTGGCCGGGCTGAAACGTTATTTGATGGAGTTGACCGACCGCTGGCTTTTCAAGGGCCGGTTCCACGTGGATCTCGCCGCGGGGAAGCTCCCGATGGAAGCGATCCGGGTCTTCTGGCAGAACTGGTACGGTTTCGTCGCCGAGATCAACAACTTCCACGGGGTCGCCTACCAGCGCCATCTGCCTTTCTTCAAGCGCCATCCCGAGCTGCAAAAGCACTTCGCGAATCATGTGGCGGATGAAATGATCCACCCGACGCCTCCCGGTCACATCCGGATCGTGCTCGAGCAGGGAAGGAACTTCGGGCTGAGCGACGAGGAGATGATCGAGTACGAGATGCTGCCGGAGTGCCGCGCGTTTCTCGAATACTATCGCGGGGTGCTCTACGAGGGGACGATGGCCGAGTGGTGGGCTTCGTTTTGTGTGGAGGAGGCGGTCGGCCACTGGGCGAAGTTCTTCGGCGACGCGCTGCGCCGCGGCTACGACATCCCGGAGGAAAAGATCGTTTATTTTCGCGTCCACGCCGAGGCCGACCTCGAGGAGCACTCGGGCGGGGTGATGGCTCACGCCGATCTGGACTGGGCGGTCTTGAAGAAGATCCTGGAAGAAGGGCGCGCCGACACCCGGCCGGGGTTCAGCCTGGAGTACTGCCTGCGCGCGGGCAGCGCCTATTTCGCCTGGTTCTTCGAGGGCGTTTACCAGTACGTGAGAAAAGAGGGGCTCTACGCCGCGTAGCCAATGGCCGAACGAAGTCGCGAGCAAAGAGAGTTGTCGCCGCGGCCGCTCATGCGCCTTCTCGGCGATTTCGCCAACAGCCAGATCCTCGATGCCGCGCTGGAATACGATTTCTTCACGCTGATCTCCGGGGGGCGGCAAACGGCCGAGGAGGTCGCGCGGGCGGCCGGAACCGACCCGCGGGCGACGCGGATCGTTCTCGACAGCCTGCTGGCGCTCGGCCTGATGGAAAAGCGCGAGGGGCGTTACGTCTTGCCGCCGATCAGCGAAACCTTTCTCGTCCGGGGAAAGCCTTCCTACGTCGGGGATTTCCGCCACGTCGCGCTCGCCCTCTGGGACGGAATGGCGCACCTCAAGGAGTCGCTGAAGACCGGGAAGCCTTTCAGCCGCATGGATACGACCTCGGAGCTCGCCGTCTGGGAGAAGCTGGTTCTCGGCATCATCGTGATCGCGGAGCCGGTCGCCCGCGCGCTCTGCGACATCCTGAGGATCGGCAGCGAGCTCAAGGGCATCCGGATGCTGGATGTCGCCGGCGGCTCGAGCATCTTCGGGATGACGGTTCTCGGCCGTGATCCCTCCGCCGAGGTGACCCAGCTCGACTGGCCGAACGTCAACCGCGTTGCGCGCAAGCTGAACGAGGAGCGCGGGCTCGCGGGAAAGATCCGGTACGTCGACGGCGACCACCGCTCCGCCGATCTCGGGGAAAACCGCTACGATCTGGTGGTGGCGAGCAATTTCTGCCGCTTCGAGTCCCCGGCGGGCAATCGCGAGCTTTTCGCCAAAGCCTACCGCGCCCTCAAACCCGGCGGCCGCCTCGCGATCAACGATTTTCTCCCCAACGAGGAGCGTACCGAGCCGACCTTCGTGCTGCGTTTTTCGGTCTACACCCTGACGCACACGCCAGAGGGCGAATGCTGGACTCTTTCCCAGTATTCCCGCTGGCTGAGGGAAGCCGGCTTCGAAACCGTGGACAGTCGCGCCGACATCCCCGCCACGCTTCCCGGAACCACCCTGATCCTCGCTCGCAAGGGTTGAGGTCGCGGCTCTCCTCGCCGCCCCGGCGGTGGAGGCGAGGACCGCTCCTGGATGTGCCCCTTCGGGGGCCGTGAAAACGCGCTGGAATTGCAGCCGGGGAGTTGATAGACTCCCTTCGTGCTGAGCACGGTCCGTTCGACCACACCCGCGCCCCGCAAGCGCTCTCTTTAACCCCCTTTCGGGGCAAGCCCATGCGATCATTGGCGATCTGCGAAGACGACCTTTTGTTTCAGCTCATGCGCAACGTCGCCGGGCGGGGCGCCGACGTACGGTTCATCGTTCAGGACCCCGCCGCCGCGCGGCGCATCAAGCGCTCGGGCGGGTCGGCGCGGTGCGGGAATCTGGCGAGCGAGGCGACCTACCGGCGGATCAACCTGCGTCACGTCGATCAGGCGATCATCTTCGTCCGCGAGGCCGGGCTGCGCGAGCGGATCTACGGCATCCTGCGGGGCCTGGACAAGGGTCTTTCGATTCTGGCGCTCACGGCCAACGGCGGAGGCCGCGGGGCTGCCGCCGCGGACCCCCTCACCCGGGAGCTCAAGCTCCAGGACGTCTTCGAGGAGTTTTGCTCCTCGCACCTGTTCGATACCGTCAACCGCAAGACCGTGGACCGCATTCGCTCCCTGTTCCGGGGCGGCGAGAAAATCCACATCCTGTTGCAGCACGATCCCGATCCCGACGCGCTCGGAAGTGCGCTTGCGCTGCGGGAGCTGCTGGGACGGAACCGGGCGACGACTCCCATCGTGACCTTCGGGGAGGTGACCCGGCCGGAGAATCTCGCGATGATCCGTCTGCTCGACATCCAGGTGGAGCGCATCACCCCGGACGATCTGCATCGCGACGGAGCGCGGTTGGCGCTGGTGGACGTTCAGCCGCCGTACTTCGAGCAGCCTCTCGGTCGGGTCGATCTGGTGGTCGACCATCACCCGAAACGGGCCGGCTTCAAGGCGCGTTTCGCCGACGTGCGGACCGACTACGGGGCCACTTCCACGATCTTCACCGAATATCTCAGGGCCGCAGGTATGGAGCCGTCGCAGCGACTGGCGACAGCGCTCCTCTACGGCATCAAGACCGACACGCTGTTTCTGGAGCGCGGCAGCAGCCTCGCCGATCTCAGCGCCTTCACGTTTTTGTACCCCTTCGCCAACAAGGCGACCATAGCGCGCATCGAAAGGCCCGCGCTGCCGCGCGAAGACCTCGAGGCGCTGGGCCGGGCGCTCAGCCGGCTGCAGCTGGAGAACGGAGTGGCGGTGCTGCACGTGGGGGAGATCAATCGCGAGGACGTGATCCCGCAGATGGCCGAGTTCTGCCTTCAGATCGAGGGCGTGGAATGGGCCGTGGTGTCCGGTCTGGTAAAGGACCGGGTGGTGATCTCGGTGCGGAACGTCGGCAACGTGAAAAGCGCGGGCGAGATCATGAAGCGGCTTTACGACGATATCGGCAGCGCGGGGGGGCACCGCGCCATGGCCAAGGCGGTGGTGCCGCTGGAGCGCTTCAAGGAGCGCTTCGGCGAGGTGAGCGAGAAGGTGATTCGCGACGCCATGGTGCCGATGATTCTCGAGCGCGATGACCCGACGCGGCAATACGGCTGACCCTCGCGTCGGGGTCCGGGAGATCGACCATACCGCCGACGTCGGGATCGAGGTCACGGCGCGCGATGCTCGGGAGCTTTTCCGCGAGGCCGCAAGGGGGCTCTTCGCGCTGATCGCCGACACCTCGCGGGTGGGAGAGGTCGAGGAGCGGGAGCTGGCGGCGGAGGGAGACGGGGTCGAGGAGCTGCTGCATAGCTGGCTGTGCGAGGCGCTCGCCCTGTTCAATTCGGAGCGCTTCATCGGCAAGAGCTGCGCGATCGCGCTTCTCGACGACAAGACCGTCGCCGGCCGGCTGCGGGGAGAGAGGCTCGATCCCGACCGCCATCGCTTCCGTACGGAAATCAAGGGCGTCACCTATCACGGTTTCGAGGTCCGGCGGGAGCGCGGGCTGTGGCGCGCCCGGGTGATTTTCGACGTCTGAGGAAGGTTGTTCGTGAGCGAAACGATCGAGCTGGTGCGCGTACATGATTACCTCTGGGAAATTCCCCGGCGCGGCGGCATGCGCGTCCCGGGGCGCGTCTATGCCACCGAAAAGCTCGTCTCCGCGCTCAGAGCCGACAACAGCCTGCTGCAGGTAATGAACGTCGCCCATCTGCCCGGCATCGTCGGCTATTCGCTCGCCATGCCCGACATCCACTGGGGTTACGGCTTTCCGATCGGCGGCGTGGCCGCGGTCGACGTCGACGACGGCGTGATTTCCCCGGGGGGCGTCGGCTACGACATCAATTGAGGCGTTCGGCTCGCGAAGACCGGTCTGGTCTTCGAGCAGATCAGGGAAAAGCTGCCGCGCATTGTCGAAACCCTCTTCTCGCTGATCCCTTCGGGCGTGGGCTCCGAAGGCGCCATCCCGCGGATCACCCGACAGGAGGGCAGGCGACTGCTCCGCGACGGCGCCCGCTGGGCGGTCAGCGAAGGGTACGGGCGCCCGGAGGACCTCGGGTTCATGGAGGA is a genomic window of Candidatus Zixiibacteriota bacterium containing:
- a CDS encoding archease, which encodes MTRRGNTADPRVGVREIDHTADVGIEVTARDARELFREAARGLFALIADTSRVGEVEERELAAEGDGVEELLHSWLCEALALFNSERFIGKSCAIALLDDKTVAGRLRGERLDPDRHRFRTEIKGVTYHGFEVRRERGLWRARVIFDV
- a CDS encoding bifunctional oligoribonuclease/PAP phosphatase NrnA — translated: MRSLAICEDDLLFQLMRNVAGRGADVRFIVQDPAAARRIKRSGGSARCGNLASEATYRRINLRHVDQAIIFVREAGLRERIYGILRGLDKGLSILALTANGGGRGAAAADPLTRELKLQDVFEEFCSSHLFDTVNRKTVDRIRSLFRGGEKIHILLQHDPDPDALGSALALRELLGRNRATTPIVTFGEVTRPENLAMIRLLDIQVERITPDDLHRDGARLALVDVQPPYFEQPLGRVDLVVDHHPKRAGFKARFADVRTDYGATSTIFTEYLRAAGMEPSQRLATALLYGIKTDTLFLERGSSLADLSAFTFLYPFANKATIARIERPALPREDLEALGRALSRLQLENGVAVLHVGEINREDVIPQMAEFCLQIEGVEWAVVSGLVKDRVVISVRNVGNVKSAGEIMKRLYDDIGSAGGHRAMAKAVVPLERFKERFGEVSEKVIRDAMVPMILERDDPTRQYG